Within Deltaproteobacteria bacterium, the genomic segment CCACCGCAGAAAATCCCGTGCAAATGGCGGAGGCTTTCAGAAAAGGAGTTGAAGCCGGAAGACTAGCGTGGCTAGCGGGACGAGCCACTTCAAAAACATGGGCGGAGGCATCGAGTCCGTTGGAGGGAATGCTTCGATGAATTTGGCAGAACAAGCCCATCGTCTAACAATCCAACGGTTTGGACACACCATCCAACTCTATGCTCCGCTTTATCTTTCTAATGAATGTATCGACACCTGCATCTATTGCGGATTTTCCCTGCAGAACAAAATTGAGCGCCAGACACTCTCTACGGAAGAGGCGTTGCAAGAAGTTCAGGTTTTAATCGATCAAGGTTTTCAACATCTTCTGCTCGTCTCCGGCGAACATCCCAAAAAAATTTCTGTCGCTTATCTTTGCGAAATTGCCAGAGCGCTTCGTTCCAAGGTAGCTTCGTTAAGCATCGAAGTGGCTCCTTTTGATGAAGAAAGTTATCGGCAATTGGGTCGGGCTGGCATTGACGGCGTTGTGATTTATCAGGAAACATATGATCCTGAAATTTATAAGCAGGTGCATCTTGGCGGACCCAAAAAAGATTTTGAGCGGCGCCTTGAATGCGTGGAAGCCGCCTGCAAATCCGGAATGCGAAGAGTAGGCCTCGGCGTTTTGTTGGGGCTTGGCCCTTGGCAAAAAGAAATTCCAAAATTGATCGCCCACACACATCATTTGATGAAACATTATTGGCAGACACAGTTTACTGTGAGCCTTCCGCGCCTCAAACCTTGCGCCTCCGGATTTCAGGCCAAGCACCCTGTCTCCGACGAAGAAATGGCTGAAATTATTTGTACCCTGCGGCTTCAATTGCCCGAAGTGGGTCTGATGCTTTCAACGCGGGAGCGTCCGGAATTGCGCAACCGGTTATTAAAACTGGGGATCACGCACATGAGCGCCGGCTCCAGAACGGAACCGGGTGGATATTTGCACCCCAACGAAACCGGAAAACAATTTGAATTGGAAGACACAAGAACACCAATGGAAGTGGCCACCGCTATTGCAGAGGCCGGTTATGACCCCATTTGGAAAGATTGGGAAAGGAGAATTTATGAAAACGAAGAGTAAAACTCAGATGCATTATGCAAGGCAGAATATCATCACCAAAGAAATGAATTATGTGGCGGCGCGTGAAGATCTTTCGGCGGAGTTGATTCGCGATGAAATAGCGCGCGGGCGAATGATTATTCCGGCCAATATCAACCACGTCAATTTGGAACCCATAGCGATTGGTATTGCCGCCAAATGCAAGATCAACGCCAACATCGGCAACTCGGCTGTAACCTCCAATGCGGAATGCGAATTGGAGAAACTTCATGCCGCGGTTCACTTCGGCGCCGACACTGTGATGGATCTTTCCACAGGCGGCGACATCGATAACATTCGGAAAGCCATTATCGACGCCTCTCCTGTTCCCATCGGAACTGTCCCGATTTATCAGGCCATCCAAAAAGTTAAAAAAATGGAAGACCTAACCGTTGATGATTTGATCGATGTCATCGAACAACAGGCCCGGCAAGGCGTTGACTACATGACAATCCACGCCGGCCTCTTGGCCGATTTTATTCCGATGACCCGCAACCGGATCACCGGCATTGTGAGCCGTGGCGGAGCGCTCATTGCCCAATGGATGTTGCACCATAAAAAAGAAAATCCGTGGTACACCCACTTCGACAAAATCTGCGAGATTTTTCAGAAGTATGATATCTCCTTTTCACTGGGAGATGGACTGCGCCCGGGGTGTATTGCCGACGCTTCCGACAAAGCACAGTTTGCCGAGTTGAAAATTTTGGGCGAGCTCACTAAAAGAGCTTGGAAACAGGATGTACAAGTGATGATTGAAGGCCCGGGTCACATCCCGCTGGATCAAATCGACATGAACGTTAAAAAAGAAATGGAACTTTGTCATGAAGCGCCTTTCTATGTTTTGGGACCTCTCGTCACGGACATTGCTCCGGGTTACGACCACATTACTTCCGCCATCGGCGCGGCAATGGCCGGCTGGTCCGGTGCGGCGATGCTTTGTTACGTCACACCCAAAGAGCATTTGGGTCTTCCCAATCCAAACGATGTGCGTGAAGGGGTGATCGCTTACAAAATTGCGGCCCATGCCGCCGATCTGGCCAGACACCGCAAAAATGCGCGCGATCGCGACGATGCCCTCTCACGCGCCCGTTTTAATTTTAACTGGAAGGAACAATTCCGCCTTTCGCTCGATCCAGAGCGTGCAAAAGAATACCACGACGCAACTCTTCCGGCGGAAGGTTTTAAAGACGCCCATTTCTGCTCGATGTGTGGCCCAAAATTTTGTTCAATGGGGGTCATGCAAAAAATCAAAGAGATGAAACTATGAAAAATTCCCATTTTACACGTCAGGAGCGTCATATTATTCTTTGGCTTCGTTTTCTGACTTTTTCTTTTTTGGTGGTGGGTCTTGTCTTTGCCTTTCAACCCAACTATTTTCTTCAATATCTGGACAGTGTCGGACTCGTCTTTTTCAACTTTCAAAGTCACTCGCTTGGACACCCACAATTTGAAATTTGGTGGATTCTCACTCTTTCCGCGATGGGCGCCATGACCTACGCCGCCTTTCAGGCGCAAAGTGACTGGCTTCGCTATCATCTGTTGGTACCCGTGATTATTGTTTCAAAAGCCATTGCCGCGTTCGGGTTTTTAGCCGTGATTGTTTTCTACCCGACCCACTTTTTTTATATTGTGGCTTTCGTGGTCGATGCTTTATTATGCCTCACAACCATTTATGCCTATGCCCAAGCTATCCAAAGCAGAAGTTACTCGCGTCTACAGTAGCCACGCCATTGCCATCACCGGAACGGCGGGCTTTCTGGGTTCCACGTTGCTGAAGGCACTGGAAAACGACAAACGTTTTAAACACATCATCGCCATCGATAAAAAACCGCCTCCGTTCAAACTCAAAAAAGCAAAATGGGTTTGCCTTGATTTAACCTTTGGCGCCTGCGACGAAAAACTGGTAAAACTTTTTCGGAAAAAACGATGCACCACACTGGTGCACACAGCCCTTCTTACAAAACCCGTGCGCAACATTGAAGAGGCCCACGAATTGGAATCGGTTGGCACCATGCGCCTCCTCACCGCCGCGGCAGACGCCAAGATTTACAAATTAATTTTATCCTCCACAACCGATGTGTATGGCGCCTTTCCCGACAATCCCAATTTTCTAACGGAGCACCATCCGGCGCGCGGTGGCATGTTGAGCCCCTTCTTAAAAGACAAGGTCGAGGTGGAAAACCAGTTTCTGACATTCGCGGAAAAACATCCGGAAAAAATGGTAACACTTTTACGACAAGCCACGATTCTGGGCCCCACCGTCAACAATTTCAAAACCCACTTTTTGCAAAATCCTCTCGTCCCAACCGTCATGGGTTTTGATCCCCTTTTCCAATTTGTGCACGAAGCCGATGTCCTTCGGGCTTTGCTCAAAACAATTACGGAAGATCACCCGGGCATTTTTAATATCGTGGGTAAAGGGGTTTTGCCTCTTTCTCGGGCCATACAAATTACCGGAAAAATTCCGGTGCCAATTCCCACTTTTTTACTCTACCCACTGGCGGAAACCTTATGGTATCTCAACATCGGGTCTGTGCCGGGCACGCACATTAACTTTTTGAAATATCTGTGCATTGCCGACGGCACCAAAATGTGGTCACGGCTTAGATTTCAACCGGTTTATACATCGCAGGAAGCCCTGCTCGGTTTTGTGGGGCGCGAATTGAACAAGGAAGAATTTTCAAAGCGTTTGGAGGAAATTGAAGAAACGAACTAAAGCCAATGCCGGCAGTTTTCAAAAACTGGCTGGCGATTTGGAAAAACTTCTGGGGCTTGGGGGTGAAAAGACCACGGCCTTCATTGAGCAACTTTCCAAAACGCTTCCTCCTCTTCTGGAAAATTTGGAATCAACCATTGTCAATGCAAAGAGCATTCCTTTTGATCTGTTAAAGTTAACTTTCCAAAGTTATCTAAAAAATGTTGCCAAAGATTCAGGAATTTCATGGGAAGACTTGAAAGAAGTCTCACAGGATATTCTCAAACTCCTCAACGACTGGTTTCAACCAGAGCTTTTTCAGGCCGCTTTTTTCAAACTCGTGAAATCTCAATTTTTTCGCGGCAATCTGGACAGTGAAGTTGATGAATTTGGAATGGACCCCGCCGTAGTGGAAGCCCTGCGCCCGCTTTGCCAGTTTCTCTATTATGATTACTGGCGCGTTTCCGTGAAGGGCATCGAAAATATTCCTTCAAAGGGGCGTGCTCTTTTGGTTGCCAACCATTCCGGCATGCTCCCCTACGATGGCGCCATGTTAACGGTCGCCTGTCTCAACGAACACCCGGCCAACCGGCGGCTCCGATTTTTGATCGAAGATTTTGTTTACCATTTCCCATTTTTAGGAACCACGATGCACCGATTGGGAGCGGTGCGCGCCTGTCCTGAAAATGCCGCGTGGCTCCTCAAAAAAAATGAACTCGTACTGGTTTTTCCGGAAGGCGTAAAAGGTTTGGGAAAACTTTACGAAGAACGTTATCAACTCAAACGTTTCGGTCGCGGCGGCTTTATCAAACTGGCCATTCAAAATAAAACACCGATCGTGCCGGTCGCGATTATCGGCGCCGAAGAGATTCACCCGATTATCTGGAAATCCAGCATTCTCGCGAAGGCGATGGGAGTCCCCTATCTTCCGGTAACACCCACTTTTCCGTGGCTGGGACCTTTGGGTCTGATTCCGCTTCCCACAAAATGGAAAATCACCGTGGGCAAACCCATTTCCTTCAACCGCTACAAGCCGCATCAGGCTGAAGATGGATTGCTCATCCACAAACTTGCCGAAAAAGTCCGCACCACCATCCAAAAAATGGTCGACACAGAAATAAAAAAACGCAAATCAGTTTGGTTGGGGTAAATGGGTTATTTTTTAAACTCATAAAAAAGTTGTTTGACAAGTTTGTACTTTTAAATGTATCTTTAAAGGGTCTTTTAAAAAATATATGATTCGTTCTGATAAAATTCTTCCTGTCACGCAGGTCAAACGGGAGCTGATGAGTCTTCTGAAAACTCTTCAAAATAAGGGGGGAATTGTCGCCATCACCAAAGATGGCCGGGCGGCAGGAATTTTAATGAGCCCCGAGGAGTATGAGGGTTTACTGGAAACTCTTGAAATTTTGCATGATCAGCCCCTGCTCCGGTCTCTTAACCGGGCTCTCAAACAAATTGAAAAAGGCAAAAAATATCTCCACAAAGAGGTTTTCGAGGATTGAAACCATTTACTCTCATTTACACACCGGAGGCCAGATCCCGCATCCGGCATCTCCACCCTGCAATCAAAAAAGAAATACGCGCGGCCGTTGAAATAATCGCAGAAAATCCATGGGAGGGCAAAAGGTTACAGAGGGAACTCTTTGGTCTTTTTTCTTTACGCGTAAAAAATTACCGGATTATCTATACTGTCGATGAAACAAAAAAAGTTCTCAAAATTTTAACACTGGGTTTGAGAAGAACTATTTATGAAGAAATGGAAAAGAAGTAGCATTAAAAGAAACAGATGCCGCTACCGACACAGAAATAAAAAAACGCAAATCAGTTTGGTTGGGGTAAAATCAGACATCAGTTGATAACTATTTGCCTCCACCAGTTGGAGTTAGGCGTCCTAAAATCCCTTCGCCCTCCATGCTCACCAATGATACTCCGTCTGATGAATCATCCTCCGTCTGATGAATCATCAACTCACACTAAACCATTTCCCACCACTCTCATATGGTAACCTGTCAGCGGCAAACAAGGGTTGGTTTGGTGCTGAAGTCGGCTTGACAGACAATGTCGGAGCCGCTGGCTATTTATCTACTGCGGAGTTTCCACTGTAAGAATTGCATCTGAGTTTAGTCGACTGGTTCTGGCAGTTACATCACCACTCATTCCGGGTGCTAAAAGGGAAATAACAATGGCAAGGGCTAGATCTTCTTTGCCAATTAAAAAATTGAGCATGTTTTTTTTAATAGCTTTTCCAATTTCATCATCTACCAGCCTGCCATTTCTAACAACAAGTTCTAGCCGAGGACTTGGCGTTCTTTCTTTTTCTGGCGGCATTTTTGATTCATCGACGGTTTCCCCATCTCTGGCAATGATACGCACGCGAGATGGTTTTCCCCTCCCAAGATAGCGATCTATTCCATCTCCAGTTTCTGTGCTGATATCATCTTGATTTGCTACGGCCTTCGTTCCTTCCATGTCAGAATCAAGCGTTCCTAATACATGTAACGGGAAAGCGCTGTCATTTGCGTGTCGCGCAAATTCGCGTTGTACCTCTGGGTTTGTACTATGAAGATAAACACGCTCCATTCCAAAATCAGATTTTGTGATAACAATAGCGCTAACTGTCCCACCTTTATATAGGCCGATTCCAACGTAAACCGTAGCTTTTAGGGCATTGTCCTCTCCAAACAATTTTCCGAATTCTAACGAGGTGCTTGGTAAAAATGCCATTTCTAATTTATGCCCAACTGTACCGGCACTTGCCTGAAGGGCATTCATTACTTCAGTAAGCACAGCAGGTGTGGGAACCCCGGATGCTCTTTCAAGCGGTTGAAAATCTACGTTGTCCATGTCTCTTCGTTCAGTAATCTCAACGCCGGTAATTCCAAGCAAGTCATTTGTTGTAACTTTAATGGAAAGCTGGGTTTTGTTCGCTATACATACCTTATCATAATATAGATCATGCTCGCCGTGGTTTCGGCTATTTCTGAATGTTGGTCGAAAATTTGCACTTAAGAAAACGGCAATTGGTCGAGCCGCTTCAAAATACAGTCGTTTAGCCTCTTCCTCTGCTTTTCGTTCTGCGGCGAAGTGTTGTATTGCTTCCTCTGTTTTTCTTCGCTGAGCTTCTTTTTTGGCTTTAGATCCTCCAAAGATTGATCTCCATGCTGAGCCGGAGGTTTCCATAACCACAGCAACACGTCCGTCGGAGGTGAGGCGTTGGACGGGGCGAAGTGCGGGGCGAGGCGCAAAAATACCGGTTAGATTGGCGACATCAGCGAAACGTCTTTGTGATTGAAACCGGCCTAACGAAAGAGATCCTCTTGCCAATTGATATTTGGTCCAAACTTCGGGAGGTATGCGCGCGATAAATTGGGCAACTTGTTGGGTAAGGGACTGTCTTTGTTCAGAAGACATGATACCCAATTTTCCATTTTGAAGAATTTGGAGAAACGGGACGGCTTCATCTGAAGGAGAAAAAGCAGAAAGCGCCAAAAAATTAGCACTGACTGTATCAACAGTCTCCGCGGTCAACCCCATCCCAAGAAAGATGTCAGCCCCTCACTGCGCAGAAGGAGCTGAAAAAATAGCCTCAACGTTCATAACCATAAATATCTCCTTACTACCATTATCGGCATCTCACAAAAAAAGTTGCTTAAAAATCTTGTGGCATCGTATCAATACCTTGACCACGGTAAGTGAGAGCGACCGCTTTCATCCCATCTAATTTTTTTGGGCTTGGGGATACGGCGCTTGATTTGTTCGACGGCGGGTTGGTCGTAGGGGTTGATATTCATCAAATGGCCTGTGAAGGCGGTTTGGGTTTGATAGAACATCATCAATTTCCCCATATAAAACGGGGATATTTCTGGAAGAGTTAAAGTCACCACGGGACATCCGCTATCGGCAAGGGCGTCACGCGTTGCTCGGCATTCCCTCTGCAATAATTCACCAAGCGGACTGGATGCATCGCTCGCCACATTTATTAGAGTCACCACTTTGTCCTGAGGACCCTCCAAAAAAAGTTGCGCCACGGAATGCTGTCCCTGAGGTCCCACAACAACAACCGGTGTCTGTCCCTTCCCGTCTTTTCCGAGACTCTCGGCCCACAACTGCGCGTACCAGCCACCAAAATTTTCAAGACAATCGGCATAGGGCATCATCACAGAAATTTTTTTGTCGTAATTGCGGTCCAACAAATAATGGATGAGTCCATTTTTGAAGGCTCCATCCTCCTCCTCCACTTTCCGCGCTCCATCCAAAAGCGCATCACCATCAATTCCCAAAAAGAAAATTGGGAAGAGACCCACGGCTGAAAAAACAGAGAAACGTCCGCCGACATTTTCGGGCACGGGCAAATGAGCCGCATTATTTTCCTTAGCCCACGCATAGAGCGGATTTTTTCCCTCCTCGCAGGTTACCACCCATTGTTCCGGTTGCACATGCGGGCGAAAAAAATCGAAGAGTGCCAACGTCTCCACGGTGTTTCCCGATTTGCTGATGACATTAAAAAGTGTTGTGGCCGGATTGATTGATTCAGCAAGCTTCGCAACACTGCGCGGATCCGGACTCTCGATCACGAAAAGTTTTTTGGAAAGTTGCGCGCCCAACGCTTGATAAAGGGTTTTGAGACCTTGCGAAGAACCTCCAATCCCTAAGACAACCAGTGTGTCAAAATCGCCGGAAAAAGAAGCGGCCGTTTTTTTTATTTGCTGAATTCCTTTTTTATCCCACGGCAACCCCCACCATCCGATTTTTTTGGATTGCCGCTCTTCAGAAATTTTTTTAAGCGCGTTTTTTTCAAGATCTTTCGCACCGGAAAAATCTTCCGGTTTCAATCCCGATTTTGAAAAATCAAATTCAAGCATAAACAACTTTGCCCCCGCAAATTGTGTGCAATACTTTACCCTTCAGCTTCCACCCGTGGAACGGTGTATTGCGACTCTTCGAGTAAAATTTTTCGGCGTCGATTGTATTCGAAAGATTGGGATCGAAAATGGTCATGTCCGCGGGCCAACCTTTTTTCAAACTCCCTGTTTTTAATTTGAAAATTTTCGCGGGCCCCACTGTTAAAAGATAAATCAGACGTTTCAAAGAAACCTGTTTGTTGTGTACCAATTTCAGCAAAACTGGGAGCGCCGTTTCCATCCCAAGCAGACCCGCATTGGCTTCATCCATGCCGACATTTTTTTCATCGTGCGCGTGAGGCGCATGATCGGTGGCCAAACAATCGACCGTTCCATCATTGAGGGCTTTGATCAACGCTTGGCAATCTTTGGTTGTACGCAAAGGCGGATTGACTTTGGCGTTTGTGTTGTAACCACGGCACGCTTCATCGTTAAGCACCAAATGATGCGGCGTTACTTCACAGGTGACGGGAATTCCCTGTTTTTTGGCCTGACGAATCATGTCAATTCCCGTTGCCGTTGTGACGTGTTGAAAATGAACATGGTGACCAACCAACTTGGACAAAAGAATATCGCGCTGGATCATTGTTTCTTCAGCCGCGGCGGGAGATCCTTTCAAACCCAGCTCTGTAGAAATTCTGCCTTCATTCATGCACCCACCCTCGGCGAGACTTAAATCTTCTTCGTGCACCACAACCGGAATTTTGAATGTCTTTGCATATTCAAGCGCATGGCGCATTAGCCGTCCGGACATCACAGGTTTGCCGTCATCGGAAATTGCCACACAACCGGACTTCACCATCTCGCCTATTTCGGCCAGCTCTACTCCCTTCAAACCTTTTGAAACAGCACCTACCGGAAAAATATTCAACAACCCCACCTCTTCGGCTTTTTTCACAATCATTTGCGTTACCGATGCGTTGTCATTTACGGGATTGGTGTTGGCCATACAGAAGATGGTGGTGAAACCGCCGGCCACCGCGGCTTTGCTACCGGAGGCAATATCTTCGCGATATTCGAAACCGGGTTCTCTCAAATGCGTATGCACATCAATAAAGCCCGGAGAAACAATAGCCCCCTTGGCATCAATAATTTCATAACCATTTGTGGAGCGTTTTGCTTTCG encodes:
- a CDS encoding thiazole synthase, with the protein product TAENPVQMAEAFRKGVEAGRLAWLAGRATSKTWAEASSPLEGMLR
- the thiH gene encoding 2-iminoacetate synthase ThiH, whose protein sequence is MNLAEQAHRLTIQRFGHTIQLYAPLYLSNECIDTCIYCGFSLQNKIERQTLSTEEALQEVQVLIDQGFQHLLLVSGEHPKKISVAYLCEIARALRSKVASLSIEVAPFDEESYRQLGRAGIDGVVIYQETYDPEIYKQVHLGGPKKDFERRLECVEAACKSGMRRVGLGVLLGLGPWQKEIPKLIAHTHHLMKHYWQTQFTVSLPRLKPCASGFQAKHPVSDEEMAEIICTLRLQLPEVGLMLSTRERPELRNRLLKLGITHMSAGSRTEPGGYLHPNETGKQFELEDTRTPMEVATAIAEAGYDPIWKDWERRIYENEE
- the thiC gene encoding phosphomethylpyrimidine synthase ThiC, which codes for MTPFGKIGKGEFMKTKSKTQMHYARQNIITKEMNYVAAREDLSAELIRDEIARGRMIIPANINHVNLEPIAIGIAAKCKINANIGNSAVTSNAECELEKLHAAVHFGADTVMDLSTGGDIDNIRKAIIDASPVPIGTVPIYQAIQKVKKMEDLTVDDLIDVIEQQARQGVDYMTIHAGLLADFIPMTRNRITGIVSRGGALIAQWMLHHKKENPWYTHFDKICEIFQKYDISFSLGDGLRPGCIADASDKAQFAELKILGELTKRAWKQDVQVMIEGPGHIPLDQIDMNVKKEMELCHEAPFYVLGPLVTDIAPGYDHITSAIGAAMAGWSGAAMLCYVTPKEHLGLPNPNDVREGVIAYKIAAHAADLARHRKNARDRDDALSRARFNFNWKEQFRLSLDPERAKEYHDATLPAEGFKDAHFCSMCGPKFCSMGVMQKIKEMKL
- a CDS encoding NAD-dependent epimerase/dehydratase family protein, producing the protein MPKLSKAEVTRVYSSHAIAITGTAGFLGSTLLKALENDKRFKHIIAIDKKPPPFKLKKAKWVCLDLTFGACDEKLVKLFRKKRCTTLVHTALLTKPVRNIEEAHELESVGTMRLLTAAADAKIYKLILSSTTDVYGAFPDNPNFLTEHHPARGGMLSPFLKDKVEVENQFLTFAEKHPEKMVTLLRQATILGPTVNNFKTHFLQNPLVPTVMGFDPLFQFVHEADVLRALLKTITEDHPGIFNIVGKGVLPLSRAIQITGKIPVPIPTFLLYPLAETLWYLNIGSVPGTHINFLKYLCIADGTKMWSRLRFQPVYTSQEALLGFVGRELNKEEFSKRLEEIEETN
- a CDS encoding acyltransferase family protein, whose amino-acid sequence is MKKRTKANAGSFQKLAGDLEKLLGLGGEKTTAFIEQLSKTLPPLLENLESTIVNAKSIPFDLLKLTFQSYLKNVAKDSGISWEDLKEVSQDILKLLNDWFQPELFQAAFFKLVKSQFFRGNLDSEVDEFGMDPAVVEALRPLCQFLYYDYWRVSVKGIENIPSKGRALLVANHSGMLPYDGAMLTVACLNEHPANRRLRFLIEDFVYHFPFLGTTMHRLGAVRACPENAAWLLKKNELVLVFPEGVKGLGKLYEERYQLKRFGRGGFIKLAIQNKTPIVPVAIIGAEEIHPIIWKSSILAKAMGVPYLPVTPTFPWLGPLGLIPLPTKWKITVGKPISFNRYKPHQAEDGLLIHKLAEKVRTTIQKMVDTEIKKRKSVWLG
- a CDS encoding type II toxin-antitoxin system Phd/YefM family antitoxin; the protein is MIRSDKILPVTQVKRELMSLLKTLQNKGGIVAITKDGRAAGILMSPEEYEGLLETLEILHDQPLLRSLNRALKQIEKGKKYLHKEVFED
- a CDS encoding type II toxin-antitoxin system RelE/ParE family toxin, translating into MKPFTLIYTPEARSRIRHLHPAIKKEIRAAVEIIAENPWEGKRLQRELFGLFSLRVKNYRIIYTVDETKKVLKILTLGLRRTIYEEMEKK
- a CDS encoding dihydroorotase: MKLVIINGRVIDPSQNLDGNCTVFVENGVIRDVAKAKRSTNGYEIIDAKGAIVSPGFIDVHTHLREPGFEYREDIASGSKAAVAGGFTTIFCMANTNPVNDNASVTQMIVKKAEEVGLLNIFPVGAVSKGLKGVELAEIGEMVKSGCVAISDDGKPVMSGRLMRHALEYAKTFKIPVVVHEEDLSLAEGGCMNEGRISTELGLKGSPAAAEETMIQRDILLSKLVGHHVHFQHVTTATGIDMIRQAKKQGIPVTCEVTPHHLVLNDEACRGYNTNAKVNPPLRTTKDCQALIKALNDGTVDCLATDHAPHAHDEKNVGMDEANAGLLGMETALPVLLKLVHNKQVSLKRLIYLLTVGPAKIFKLKTGSLKKGWPADMTIFDPNLSNTIDAEKFYSKSRNTPFHGWKLKGKVLHTICGGKVVYA